A window from Primulina huaijiensis isolate GDHJ02 chromosome 11, ASM1229523v2, whole genome shotgun sequence encodes these proteins:
- the LOC140988150 gene encoding uncharacterized protein, with the protein MAAPAVEGAAVTALRAVLHRVRRSAESCGRRADDVRVVAVSKTKPVSLIQQIYDAGHRCFGENYAQELIDKAPQLPDDIEWHFIGHLQSNKVKPLLTAVPNLAMVEGVDNDKIANNLDRAVSGIRRQPLKVLVQVNTSGETSKSGVNPSNCVDLVKHVKLGCPNLEFSGLMTIGMPDYTSTPLNFQTLLNCRAEVCEALGISESQCELSMGMSGDFEQAIEMGSTNVRIGSIIFGPRDYSNKK; encoded by the exons ATGGCAGCACCTGCGGTGGAGGGTGCAGCTGTGACGGCGCTACGGGCGGTACTCCACCGGGTTCGTCGGTCGGCGGAGAGCTGCGGCCGTCGCGCCGATGATGTAAGGGTGGTGGCTGTCAGCAAGACCAAGCCTGTTTCCCTCATCCAACAAATCTATGACGCCGGGCACCGCTGTTTTGGTGAAAATTACGCCCAAGAACTAATCGATAAAGCCCCTCAG CTTCCGGACGACATTGAGTGGCATTTTATCGGGCATTTGCAGAGTAATAAAGTGAAGCCGCTGCTGA CTGCAGTTCCGAATCTTGCCATGGTTGAAGGTGTTGATAATGACAAG ATTGCCAATAATCTTGATCGTGCAGTCTCGGGCATTAGAAGGCAGCCTTTGAAGGTTTTGGTTCAAGTGAACACCAGTGGAGAAACTT CAAAATCTGGTGTAAATCCATCAAATTGTGTGGATCTTGTGAAGCATGTCAAGCTAGGTTGCCCAAATCTCGAGTTTTCAGGATTGATGACTATAGGGATGCCTGACTACACGTCAACCCCCTTGAACTTCCAG ACTTTATTGAACTGCAGAGCTGAAGTGTGTGAGGCACTGGGAATTTCAGAATCTCAATGTGAATTGTCTATGGGCATGTCTGGTGACTTTGAACAAGCG ATTGAGATGGGTAGCACTAATGTGAGAATTGGATCGATAATATTTGGACCACGGGATTATTCAAACAAGAAATGA